From the Nocardiopsis changdeensis genome, one window contains:
- a CDS encoding DUF1707 and DUF4870 domain-containing protein — MRRPWERPQPQIRLTHADRDAVTEVLREAYGKGQLDEDEFEERLDRAMRAKFGADLEPLTQDLGLTPQGRPAAPAGARAAGGGEAPESTSVERVVAGLAHAGNYFFPLIAPLVLFLGAANVSPYVRRQALESLNFQLACIIGAVLSLVTFWLVVPMFFLVAIMVGWAVIPAIGTIAALMGKDWRYPLPRRLRLVKDE; from the coding sequence GTGAGGCGCCCCTGGGAGCGCCCACAGCCTCAGATCCGGCTCACCCATGCCGACAGGGACGCCGTCACCGAGGTCCTTCGGGAGGCGTACGGCAAGGGTCAGCTCGACGAAGACGAGTTCGAGGAGCGCCTCGACCGGGCGATGCGCGCCAAGTTCGGCGCCGATCTCGAACCCCTCACCCAGGACCTGGGGCTCACCCCCCAGGGGCGTCCGGCCGCGCCGGCCGGCGCGCGCGCCGCCGGGGGCGGGGAGGCCCCCGAGAGCACGTCGGTGGAGCGGGTGGTCGCCGGGCTCGCCCACGCGGGCAACTACTTCTTCCCGCTCATCGCCCCGCTGGTCCTGTTCCTGGGGGCCGCCAACGTCTCGCCGTACGTCCGCCGCCAGGCGCTGGAGTCGCTCAACTTCCAGCTGGCCTGCATCATCGGCGCCGTCCTGAGCCTGGTGACCTTCTGGCTGGTGGTCCCCATGTTCTTCCTGGTCGCCATCATGGTCGGCTGGGCCGTCATCCCGGCCATCGGCACCATCGCCGCCCTCATGGGCAAGGACTGGCGCTACCCGCTGCCCCGCCGGCTCCGCCTCGTCAAGGACGAGTAG
- a CDS encoding dihydrofolate reductase family protein, whose product MRDVVLYQLLSLDGVAEEPGDWFSDPGRDVREPDRTALTPPARPAILGGGARGPAPGRARTEGVSPMRDVVLYQLLSLDGVAEEPGDWFSDPGREVFDNLGRVIAGQDTVLLGRGTYDYWADYWPTSDVEPFSTFVNRTEKVVFGSAAPDQRWERSTFVSSPAAGYVARLKREEGGDIGVHGSIRLARSLWREGLVDVLELVVAPAVAGRGRRLFEEGFPAERLELTALSRSAAGTLFLTYRRV is encoded by the coding sequence ATGCGGGACGTGGTGCTCTACCAGCTGCTGTCGCTCGACGGAGTGGCCGAGGAGCCGGGGGACTGGTTCTCCGACCCCGGCCGGGATGTCCGGGAACCCGACCGAACGGCACTGACACCGCCGGCCCGGCCCGCCATACTCGGGGGCGGAGCCCGGGGCCCGGCCCCCGGCCGCGCACGGACGGAAGGAGTCTCGCCGATGCGGGACGTGGTGCTCTACCAGCTGCTGTCGCTCGACGGAGTGGCCGAGGAGCCGGGGGACTGGTTCTCCGACCCCGGCCGGGAGGTCTTCGACAACCTCGGCCGGGTCATCGCCGGACAGGACACGGTGCTGCTGGGCCGCGGCACCTACGACTACTGGGCCGACTACTGGCCGACCTCGGACGTCGAGCCGTTCTCGACGTTCGTGAACCGGACGGAGAAGGTCGTATTCGGCTCGGCCGCCCCCGACCAACGGTGGGAGCGGTCCACATTCGTGTCCTCGCCCGCGGCCGGGTACGTGGCCCGGCTCAAGCGGGAGGAGGGCGGCGACATCGGCGTCCACGGGAGCATCCGGCTCGCCCGGTCGCTCTGGCGGGAGGGGCTGGTCGACGTCCTCGAACTGGTCGTCGCCCCGGCCGTCGCCGGACGCGGCCGCCGGCTGTTCGAGGAGGGGTTCCCCGCCGAGCGGCTCGAACTGACCGCCCTCTCCCGGTCGGCGGCGGGAACGTTGTTCCTGACCTATCGGCGCGTGTAG
- a CDS encoding YtxH domain-containing protein, which produces MPITAKRRKARKEAEVAITRLQDLAREQADRFGPYADQAREQAARTLLQARGWTAPRLETAASRVEDTVAPRVAGLLTAAAQRVDPRPARRGLRGLRNGGRRVPRAVLIGGAALVGGVIVYSLVRMRQASQDAEWQEHLDQAREQVRETREDLEDKAGKAAEKAGEKAGTAARKAKDAKEAVKAAAGDRSKENGRSGS; this is translated from the coding sequence GTGCCTATCACTGCCAAGCGTCGCAAGGCACGCAAGGAGGCCGAGGTGGCCATCACCCGGCTGCAGGACCTGGCCAGGGAACAGGCCGACCGGTTCGGCCCGTACGCGGACCAGGCCCGTGAGCAGGCGGCCCGGACGCTCCTCCAGGCCCGTGGCTGGACCGCGCCCCGACTGGAGACGGCGGCCAGCAGGGTCGAGGACACCGTGGCCCCCCGCGTGGCAGGGCTGCTCACGGCGGCGGCCCAGCGGGTCGACCCCAGGCCCGCACGGCGCGGGCTGCGCGGCCTGCGCAACGGAGGGCGCCGCGTCCCCCGCGCCGTCCTGATCGGAGGCGCCGCCCTGGTGGGCGGTGTGATCGTGTACTCCCTGGTCCGGATGCGCCAGGCGTCCCAGGACGCCGAATGGCAGGAGCACCTGGACCAGGCCCGCGAGCAGGTCAGGGAGACCCGGGAGGACCTGGAGGACAAGGCCGGAAAGGCGGCGGAGAAGGCCGGTGAGAAGGCCGGGACCGCCGCCCGGAAGGCGAAGGACGCCAAGGAGGCGGTCAAGGCCGCCGCGGGCGACCGCTCGAAGGAGAACGGCCGCTCCGGAAGCTAG
- a CDS encoding peptidylprolyl isomerase: MSDSKAQPTARLNTSKGTIVIRLFEEQAPETVANFIGLADGSKQWMDPATGKPGKGGLYDGTIFHRVIEGFMVQGGDPLGSGRGGPGYTFKDEIHPSLRFDRPYLLAMANAGPGTNGSQFFITVDKPYWLDGRHTIFGEVTEGQEIVQAISEVETDAQDRPREDIVVNSVEITR, from the coding sequence GTGTCGGACTCCAAGGCCCAGCCGACCGCACGGCTGAACACCTCCAAGGGAACCATCGTCATCCGGCTCTTCGAGGAGCAGGCGCCCGAGACGGTCGCCAACTTCATCGGCCTGGCCGACGGGTCCAAGCAGTGGATGGACCCCGCCACCGGCAAGCCCGGCAAGGGCGGCCTCTACGACGGCACGATCTTCCACCGCGTCATCGAGGGCTTCATGGTCCAGGGCGGCGACCCGCTGGGCAGCGGCCGCGGCGGCCCCGGCTACACGTTCAAGGACGAGATCCACCCGAGCCTGCGCTTCGACCGCCCCTACCTGCTGGCCATGGCCAACGCGGGTCCGGGCACCAACGGCTCCCAGTTCTTCATCACCGTGGACAAGCCCTACTGGCTCGACGGCCGCCACACCATCTTCGGCGAGGTCACCGAGGGCCAGGAGATCGTCCAGGCCATCTCCGAGGTGGAGACCGACGCCCAGGACCGTCCCCGCGAGGACATCGTGGTCAACAGCGTCGAGATCACCCGCTAG
- a CDS encoding helix-turn-helix domain-containing protein, producing MTSPTVRRRRLSAELRRRRVQAGLTLSDVAEELEWSPAKLGHIETGIRKWPSVMEISALLRLYGVTGGQREAILTLVRESRMRPWWTEYEDVLSSAYVGNEAGAVALRVYGGILVPDLLQTPDYTALVGRALGYGDAAVERMVAAYLKRQELLEQVHYHAIVEEDALQRISGDRGLLRAQATRIVESASERVTVQLLPTSAGPHPGIAGPFSVLEFDEDEADLAYVDATQGGTIVEADESVATCKKVWAELTRIALPPKATTGILRRMALLT from the coding sequence ATGACCAGTCCCACGGTCCGCCGTCGGCGGTTGTCCGCCGAGCTCCGCCGCCGTCGTGTTCAAGCGGGTCTGACCCTCAGCGATGTCGCCGAAGAACTGGAATGGTCGCCGGCGAAGCTGGGCCATATCGAAACGGGGATCCGCAAGTGGCCGTCGGTCATGGAGATCTCCGCGCTGCTGCGGTTGTACGGGGTCACCGGCGGGCAGCGGGAGGCGATCCTGACGCTGGTGCGCGAGTCGCGGATGCGGCCCTGGTGGACCGAGTACGAGGACGTCCTCTCCTCCGCCTACGTCGGCAACGAGGCCGGGGCGGTCGCGCTGCGGGTGTACGGCGGGATCCTCGTGCCGGACCTGCTGCAGACCCCGGACTACACGGCGCTGGTGGGCCGCGCCCTCGGGTACGGGGACGCGGCGGTGGAGCGGATGGTCGCCGCCTACCTCAAGCGCCAGGAGCTCCTGGAGCAGGTGCACTACCACGCGATCGTGGAGGAGGACGCCCTCCAGCGGATCTCGGGCGACCGCGGGCTGCTGCGGGCGCAGGCCACCCGGATCGTCGAGTCGGCCTCCGAGCGGGTCACCGTGCAGCTGCTGCCGACCTCGGCGGGGCCGCACCCGGGGATCGCCGGGCCCTTCTCCGTGCTGGAGTTCGACGAGGACGAGGCGGACCTCGCGTACGTCGACGCCACCCAGGGAGGAACGATCGTGGAGGCGGACGAATCGGTCGCCACCTGCAAGAAGGTCTGGGCGGAACTGACCCGGATCGCCCTGCCTCCCAAGGCCACGACCGGGATCCTGCGGCGGATGGCGCTCCTCACCTGA
- a CDS encoding DLW-39 family protein, whose amino-acid sequence MKKIIVLALVALGAFAIYRKIQADRAELDLWTEATAAGEN is encoded by the coding sequence GTGAAGAAGATCATCGTTCTGGCGCTGGTGGCCCTCGGGGCTTTCGCCATCTACCGCAAGATCCAGGCGGACCGTGCCGAGCTCGACCTGTGGACCGAGGCCACGGCGGCCGGCGAGAACTGA
- a CDS encoding WhiB family transcriptional regulator yields MWNEKMAARAKCREIDPDALFVQGAAQNRAKLICRGCPVRTQCLAEALDSRIEFGVWGGMTERERRALLRRRKDVTSWYDLLTSAERRYEENRGRQEAPREETSPVTAHH; encoded by the coding sequence ATGTGGAATGAGAAGATGGCGGCCCGCGCCAAATGCCGGGAGATCGACCCGGACGCCCTGTTCGTGCAGGGAGCGGCCCAGAACCGCGCCAAGCTGATCTGCCGGGGCTGCCCGGTCCGCACCCAGTGCCTCGCCGAGGCGCTGGACAGCCGTATCGAGTTCGGTGTCTGGGGAGGCATGACCGAACGCGAGCGGCGGGCCCTGCTGCGCCGGCGCAAGGACGTCACCAGCTGGTACGACCTGCTGACCAGTGCCGAGCGCCGCTACGAGGAGAACCGGGGCCGCCAGGAGGCCCCCCGCGAGGAGACGTCCCCCGTCACCGCGCACCACTAG
- a CDS encoding YciI family protein, with translation MPQYFLTMPHDSADEPTMESMQEMDPAELEAVMAAANALNTELQESGALVHAGGLHPPSTAVTVDGTGAEVKRTPGPFVEAAEYVGGFWIIDVQDEEAALGWAEKCATALKARIEVRAFQEAPE, from the coding sequence ATGCCGCAGTACTTCCTCACGATGCCGCACGACAGCGCCGACGAGCCGACCATGGAGTCGATGCAGGAGATGGACCCGGCCGAGCTGGAGGCCGTGATGGCCGCGGCCAACGCCCTCAACACCGAGCTCCAGGAGTCGGGCGCCCTCGTCCACGCCGGCGGCCTCCACCCGCCCTCGACCGCGGTCACCGTGGACGGCACCGGGGCCGAGGTCAAGCGCACGCCCGGTCCGTTCGTCGAGGCCGCCGAGTACGTCGGCGGGTTCTGGATCATCGACGTCCAGGACGAGGAGGCGGCGCTCGGCTGGGCCGAGAAGTGCGCCACCGCCCTGAAGGCGCGCATCGAGGTCCGCGCCTTCCAGGAGGCCCCCGAATAG